From a region of the Panicum virgatum strain AP13 chromosome 2K, P.virgatum_v5, whole genome shotgun sequence genome:
- the LOC120679752 gene encoding uncharacterized protein LOC120679752: protein MGPERLAHVRGRRPRRGVGRRSGRAVDADLAAGGPSVAAYGRASRVRAPGDACGHVRGSVRGTRGKRGCAHGARGSRTREEVQTCSRACRRGSCCELQEPSSRTAAAEQRRLASVQAGHARRKQACSSSYALELASAGARRGPASAGHAHGGAAVFIFFLDARCPSGVRWRRDPQHDARGDALRRGAAVAAAFVLPEALLGNSDP from the exons ATGGGACCGGAGCGGCTCGCGCACGTGCGCgggcggaggccgaggcgcggcgtggggaggaggagcgggcggGCCGTCGACGCGGATCTGGCGGCGGGCGGGCCTTCCGTGGCGGCGTACGGGAGGGCAAGTCGCGTGCGCGCACCCGGCGACGCGTGCGGCCACGTACGGGGGTCGGTGCGCGGGACCCGCGGCAAGCGAGGCTGCGCGCACGGGGCGCGTGGCAGCAGGACGCGGGAGGAGGTGCAGACCTGCTCGCGGGCGTGCAGGCGCGGGAGCTGCTGCGAGCTGCAGGAGCCAAGCAGTAGGACTgctgcggcggagcagaggcgacTCGCGTCCGTGCAGGCGGGGCACGCACGCAGGAAGCAGGCGTGCAGCAGTAGCTACGCGTTGGAGCTCGCTAGCGCAGGGGCCCGACGAGGACCAGCCTCCGCCGGTCACGCGCATGGAGGCGCCGCCGTGTTCATCTTCTT CCTCGATGCCCGTTGCCCAAGCGGGGTGCGCTGGCGGCGCGACCCACAGCACGACGCACGAGGGGATGCGCTTCGGCGAGGAGCGGCTGTGGCGGCAGCATTCGTGCTGCCGGAGGCGCTACTCGGCAATTCCGACCCCTGA